One Miscanthus floridulus cultivar M001 chromosome 11, ASM1932011v1, whole genome shotgun sequence DNA window includes the following coding sequences:
- the LOC136491727 gene encoding uncharacterized protein produces the protein MAGEGERTPPQSPRSKALLQHFERKVRLHAEHLDEDVRVTNERLGQLETAQIETNTKLASLEGTLGSVNTSLVGVLERLERMEQNRCDGFERRNHNNNNTMGSAAGHDEEEYAADTELDEELNGHRRIEQHRRRHETGPRRPRQEVRADDSFGKIKFTIPAFDGRYNPDMYLSWELAVDQKFTCHDFPEDKRVRAATSEFTDFASVWWSEYHRKNPNNTPTWDALKRVMRARFVPSYYSRDLLHKLQQLRQGSKSVEEYYQELQMGMLRCRLEENEDGAIARFMGGLNREIQDILAYKEYNSVNRLFHLACKAEREVQGRRASMRANIPAGRASPWTPSNAAAPSTRAPPQSSSTIKPRSSTTNSVPCPSEPTRGATATSAKSSSSVVSTGRTRDIQCLRCKGYGHVRKDCPSTRVMVVRADGGYSSASDFDEETYALLAANNVAEGDDFQQDEEHIGAEAAEHYESLVVQRVLSAQMERAEQNQRHTLFQTKCVIKERSCRVIIDGGSCNNLASAEMVKKLLLSTKPHLQPYYIQWLNSSGKVKVTRLVRVEFAIGSYHDSIDCDVVPMQACSMLLGRPWQFDKDSLHFGKTNQYSFVHNDKKIVLHPMSPEAILRDELARASKLKNQAVASENQIVANELEKHKKKSSKSVHHNKNEIKLKGSCYFATKSDLDEIDASTTVCYALVCKETLFSLEDTSISLPPAVTNLLQEYADVFPKEVPPGLPPIRGIEHQIDLIPGASLPNRAPYRTNPDETKEIQRQVQELLNKGYVRESLSPCAVPVLLVPKKDGSWRMCVDCRAINNITIRYRHLIPRFVVVYFDDILIYSRSLEEHLDHLRAVFNALRDAHLFGNLEKCTFCTDRVSFLGYVVTPQGIEVDQAKVEAIHSWPVPCTVTQVRSFLGLASFYRRFVKDFSTIAAPLHELTKKGATFTWAATQQDAFNTLKDKLTHAPLLQLPDFNKTFELECDASGIGLGGVLLQEGKPVAYFSEKLSGPSLNYSTYDKELLALVRTLETWQHYLWPKEFVIHSDHESLKHIRSQAKLNRRHAKWVEFIESFPYVIKHKKGKENIIADALSRRYTMLSQLDFKIFGLETIKEQYAHDNDFKDVLLNCQEGKTWNRFILTDGFVFRANKLCIPASSVRLLLLQEAHGGGLMGHFGVKKTEDILAGHFFWPKMRRDVERFVARCTTCQKDKSHLNPHGLYMPLPVPSAPWEDISMDFVLGLPRTKKGRDSVFVVVDRFSKMAHFIPCHKSDDATHVADLFFREIVRLHGVPNTIVSDRDAKFLSHFWRTLWAKLGTKLLFSTTCHPQTDGQTEVVNRTLSTLLRAVLKKNIKMWEECLPHVEFAYNRSQHSTTKKSPFEIVYGFVPRAPIDLLPLPTSERVNFDAYCKS, from the exons atggcaggagaaggtgaaaggacccctccacaatcacctcgatcaaaagccttgctgcaacactttgaacgcaaagtgaggctccatgctgaacaccttgatgaggatgttcgtgtcaccaatgagcgccttggtcaattggagacggctcagattgagaccaacaccaagttggcttccttggaaGGCACTCTTGGTTCTGTTAATACATCTCTTGTAGGTGTCTTGGAGCGATTGGAGAGGATGGAACAGAATCGCTGTGATGGTTTCGAACgacgcaatcacaacaacaacaacaccatgggcagtgctgctggtcatgatgaagaagaatatgcagcGGACACTGAGCTTGATGAGGAGCTGAATGGTCATCGACGCATCGAACAACATCGCCGCCGCCATGAGACAGGTCCTCGCCGACCACGGCAAGAGGTACGTGCCGATGACTCATTTGGCAAGATTAAATTCACCATACCTGCTTTTGATGGGAGGTATAATCCTGATATGTACCTTAGTTGGGAATTAGCTGTTGATCAGAAATTTACTTgccatgatttccctgaggacaaacgtgttagggctgcaactagtgagtttactgactttgcctctgtttggtggtctgaataccatcgtaagaacccaaataacacaccaacttgggatgctttgaaacgggtcatgcgggccagatttgttccttcttattattcccgtgatcttttacataagttgcaacaattgaggcaaggatccaaatctgtagaagaatactatcaaGAGCTACAAATGGGTATGCTTCGTTGCAGGCTAGAGGAAAATGAGGATGGTGCCATAGCTAGATTTATGGGTGGGCTGAACCGGGAGATTCAGGATATTCTAGCTTATAAGGAATATAATTCTGTCAATCGTTTATTtcaccttgcttgtaaagctgaacgagaagtgcagggacgacgagctAGCATGAGGGCTAACATTCCTGCAGGTCGTGCTAGCCCGTGGACACCCTCCAATGCTGCTGCACCGTCAACGCGTGCACCCCCACAATCTTCCTCGACCATCAAGCCACGCTCCTCTACAACAAATTCTGTACCATGCCCAAGTGAACCAACTAGAGGAGCAACGGCTACATCTGCCAAGAGTTCATCCTCGGTGGTATCCACGGGGAGAACAAGGGATATTCAGTGCCTACGCTGCAAAGGATATGGCCACGTACGCAAGGACTGCCCAAGCACACGTGTGATGGTTGTGCGAGCTGATGGTGggtattcctctgctagtgattttgatgaagaaacatatgctttgcttgctgctaacaatgtagcggaaggagatgatttccaacaagacgaagagcacattggggctgaagctgctgagcactatgagagcctcgtggtgcagcgggtgctaagtgcccaaatggagagggctgagcaaaatcagcgccacactttgtttcaaaccaagtgtgtgatcaaggaacgctcttgccgtgtgatcatagatggaggaagctgcaacaacttggcaagtgctgaaatggtgaagaagcttttgttgagcacaaaaccacacctgcagccttactacattcagtggcttaacagcagcggcaaggtgaaggtaacacgattggtaagggtagagtttgccattggttcttatcatgattccattgactgcgatgttgtgcctatgcaagcatgctctatgttgttaggtagaccatggcagtttgataaagattccttgcactttggtaaaacaaatcaatactcttttgtgcataatgacaagaagattgtgttgcaccccatgtcccctgaggctattctaagagatgaacttgctagagctagcaaacttaagaatcaggctgttgctagtgaaaatcagattgtcgctaatgaacttgagaaacataagaagaagtctagcaaatctgttcatcataataaaaatgagatcaagctgaaaggctcttgttactttgccaccaaatctgatttggatgagattgatgctagtactactgtttgctatgctttggtttgcaaagaaactttattttcactcgaagatacatctatttctttgcctcctgctgtcactaatcttttgcaggagtatgccgatgtttttccaaaggaggtaccaccggggctgccaccaattcgAGGGATTGAACACCAGATTGACCTCATCCCTGGGGCTTCCTTGCCTAATCGTGCGCCGTATAGGACCAACCCGGATGAGACAAAAGAGATTcagagacaagtacaagaattgctcaacaaaggttatgtgcgtgagtctcttagcccttgtgcCGTTCCCGtgcttttagttcctaagaaggatggatcatggcgcatgtgtgttgattgtagagcgatAAACAACATCACAATCAGATATCGTCATCTTATTCCaag ATTCGTGGTGgtatactttgatgacatcttgatatatagtagatcattagaggaacatcttgatcatttgcgtgccgttttcaatgctctacgggatgcacacttgtttggcaatcttgagaagtgcaccttttgcacagatcgagtttcttttcttggatatgttgtgacaccgcagggaatcgaagttgatcaagccaaggttgagGCCATACACAGCTGGCCTGTTCCCTgcacggtcacacaagtgcggagttttctaggacttgCTAGTTTCTACCGtcgatttgtgaaggacttcagcaccattgcagccccgctgcatgaactcaccaagaagggtgcaaccttcacttgggctgcaacccaacaggatgctttcaacacgctcaaagataagttaactcatgcacctttactccaacttcctgatttcaacaaaacctttgagcttgaatgtgatgctagtggaattgggttGGGTGGTGTGCTGTTACAAGAGGGGAAACCTGTGGCGTATTTCAGTGAAAAGTTGAGtggccctagtttgaactattctacttatgataaggaattgcttgctctagttcggactttggaaacatggcagcattatttgtggcccaaagagtttgtcatacattctgatcatgaatctttgaaacacatccgtagtcaagcaaaactgaaccgtagacatgccaagtgggttgaattcatcgagtcctttccttatgtcatcaaacacaaaaaggggaaggaaaatataattgctgatgctttgtctagacgttaCACCATGCTTTCACAACTTGACTTTAAAATCTTTGGTTTGGAAACTATTAAGGAACAATATGCACATGACAATGATTTCAAAGATGTATTGCTGAATTGCCAAGAGGGGAAAACATGGAACAGATTCATCCTTACCGACGGGTTTgtctttagagctaacaagctatgcattccagctagctctgtgcgtttgttattgttgcaggaagcgcatggaggaggactcatgggacattttggtgtgaaaaagacagaggacatccttgctggtcatttcttttggcccaagatgaggagagacgtggagaggttcgttgctcgctgcacaacatgccagAAAGATAAGTCACACCTTAATCCTCATGGTTTatacatgcctcttcctgttccaagtgcaccgtgggaagatatttcaatggactttgttttaggactgcctagaacaaagaaggggagggatagtgtgtttgttgttgtggacagattttctaaaatggcacatttcataccatgtcataagagcgatgatgctacacatgttgctgatttgttctttcgtgagattgttcgattgcacggtgtgcctaacaccattgtttctgatcgggatgcaaaatttcttagtcatttttggagaactttgtgggctaagctagggactaagcttttattttccactacttgtcatccccaaactgatggacaaactgaggttgtcaatagaacattatctactttgcttagggctgttttgaaaaagaacataaaaatgtgggaagagtgcttgcctcatgttgagtttgcttataatcgttcacagcattctaccactaagaaaagcccttttgagattgtttatgggtttgtgccacgtgctcctattgatttgttacctcttccgacctcggagcgagtgaactttgatgc